AGGAGTTCCCCTACGCGATCCGCCAGGTGTCCGAGGCGCTGAGCTCCAACGGCTCGACGTCCATGGGCTCGGTCTGCGCCTCCACCATGTCGCTGCTGAACGCCGGTGTGCCGCTGAAGGCCCCCGTCGCCGGTATCGCCATGGGCCTGATCTCCCAGGAGATCGAGGGCGAGACGCACTACGTCACCCTCACCGACATCCTCGGTGCGGAGGACGCCTTCGGTGACATGGACTTCAAGGTCGCCGGCACCAAGGACTTCGTGACCGCCCTCCAGCTCGACACCAAGCTGGACGGCATCCCGGCCTCCGTCCTGGCCGCCGCCCTGAAGCAGGCCCGTGACGCCCGCCTCCACATCCTCGACGTGATGATGGAAGCGATCGACACCCCGGACGAGATGTCCCCGAACGCACCGCGGATCATCACCGTGAAGATCCCGGTCGACAAGATCGGCGAGGTCATCGGCCCCAAGGGCAAGATGATCAACCAGATCCAGGAGGACACGGGCGCCGAGATCACGATCGAGGACGACGGCACGATCTACATCGGTGCCGCCGACGGCCCCTCCGCCGAGGCCGCCCGCGCCACGATCAACGGCATCGCCAACCCAACGATGCCCGAGGTCGGCGAGCGCTACCTCGGTACGGTCGTCAAGACGACCACCTTCGGTGCGTTCGTCTCCCTGCTGCCCGGCAAGGACGGTCTGCTGCACATCTCGCAGATCCGCAAGCTCGCCGGCGGCAAGCGCGTGGAGAACGTCGAGGACGTTCTCGGTGTGGGCGCCAAGGTCCAGGTCGAGATCGCCGAGATCGACTCCCGCGGCAAGCTCTCCCTGATCCCGGTCATCGAGGGCGAAGAGAACGATGAGACGAAGGACGACACCGACAAGTGACGTCGAGTAGCTCCCAGGCGACGGCCCGCACCTCCTCCGAGGCGCGGGCCGTCGCCCGTACCCAAACCCTGATCAAGGGCACCAACGGCATCGGAACGGTCCGCAAGACCACCCTCCCCGGCGGCCTGCGCATCGTCACCGAAACCCTGCCCTCGGTCCGCTCCGCGACCTTCGGCATCTGGGCGCACGTCGGCTCCCGCGACGAGACCCCGGCCCTGAACGGCGCCACGCACTACCTGGAGCACCTGCTCTTCAAGGGCACGACGCGCAGGTCCGCCCTCGACATCTCCTCCGCGATCGACGCGGTCGGCGGCGAGATGAACGCGTTCACGGCGAAGGAGTACACGTGCTACTACGCGCGCGTGCTCGACACCGACCTGCCTCTCGCCATCGACGTCGTCAGCGACATGCTGACCGGCTCACTCATCCTCGAAGAGGACGTCGACGTCGAGCGGGGCGCCATCCTCGAAGAGATCGCCATGACCGAGGACGACCCGGGCGACTGCGTGCACGACCTGTTCGCGCACACGATGTTCGGCGACAACCCCCTCGGCCGCCCGGTCCTCGGCACGGTCGACACGGTCAACGCCCTCACCGCCGACCGCATCCGCCGCTTCTACAAGAAGCACTACGACCCGACCCACCTCGTGGTCGCGTGCGCCGGCAACATCGACCACGCCAAGGTCGTACGGCAGGTCCGCGCCGCCTTCGAGAAGGCCGGCGCCTTCAAGGACGTCGTCGCGGAGCCCGTCGCCCCGCGCAGCGGCCGGCGCGACCTGCGCACCGCCGGCCGGGTCGAGCTGATCGACCGCAAGACCGAGCAGGCCCATGTCGTGCTCGGCATGCCGGGCCTGTCCCGCACGGACGAGCGCCGCTGGGCCCTGGGCGTGCTGAACACCGCGCTCGGCGGCGGCATGTCGTCCCGCCTCTTCCAGGAGGTCCGCGAGAAGCGCGGCCTGGCCTACAGCGTGTACTCGTACACCTCGGGCTTCGCCGACTGCGGCCTGTTCGGTGTGTACGCCGGGTGCAGGCCGTCGCAGGTGCACGACGTGCTGAAGATCTGCCGCGACGAACTCGACCAGGTCGCCGAGCACGGCCTCTCGGACGACGAGATAGGGCGTGCGATCGGCCAGCTCCAGGGCTCCACGGTCCTCGGCCTGGAGGACACCGGCGCGCTGATGAACCGTATCGGCAAGAGCGAGCTGTGCTGGGGCGAGCAGATGTCCGTCGACGACATGCTGTCGCGGATAGCCTCGGTCACCCCGGACGACGTCCGCTCGGTCGCCCGCGAGATCCTGGGACGGCGGCCGTCCCTGTCGGTCATCGGCCCGCTGAAGGACAAACAGGCGGCCCGCCTGCACGACGCCGTCGCCTGACAATCCCCTGGTTAAGGAAGCACAAGAGATGAGCAAGCTGCGCGTGGCGGTCCTCGGCGCCAAGGGCCGGATCGGCTCGGAAGCGGTACGAGCCGTCGAAGCCGCCGAGGACATGGAACTGGTCGCCGCGCTGAGCCGCGGCGACAAGCTGGAGACGCTGGCCGAGACCGGCGCCCAGGTCGCGGTCGAGCTGACCACGCCCGACTCGGTCATGGCCAACCTCGACTACTGCGTACGCCACGGCATCCACGCGGTCGTCGGCACCACCGGCTGGACCGACGAGCGCCTCGCGCAGCTGAAGGGCTGGCTGGAGCAGTCCCCGGAGACCGGCGTGCTCATCGCGCCCAACTTCTCCATCGGGGCCGTCCTGACCATGAAGTTCGCGCAGATCGCCGCCCCGTACTTCGAGTCCGTCGAGGTCGTCGAGCTGCACCACCCCAACAAGGTGGACGCCCCCTCCGGCACCGCCACGCGCACCGCCCAGCTCATCGCCGAGGCCCGCCGCAACGCCGGCTCCGCCCCGGCCCCGGACGCCACGGCCACCGCCCTGGACGGTGCCCGCGGCGCCGACGTCGACGGAGTGCCGGTCCACGCCGTCCGGCTGCGCGGCCTGCTCGCCCACCAGGAGGTCCTGCTCGGCGCCGAGGGCGAGACCCTCACGGTCCGGCACGACTCGCTCCACCACAGCAGCTTCATGCCGGGCATCCTGCTCGGCGCCCGCCGGGTGGGGAGCGTCCCGGGCCTGACCTTCGGCCTGGAACACTTCCTGGACCTGAGCTGAGCCCCTGACCGTCATGCGCGCGAAGCTCACCTACGCCCTCACGGCCGCCGTCCTGGTCGTCTATTTCCTCCTGGTCGGCAGCCGCGGCGTCCTGCTCATCGAGACCGGCACGCCCCTCACCGTCACCTTCGGCGTCGCGGTGCTGATCCTGCCGGTCATCGGCCTTTGGTTCCTGTGGAAGAACACCCAGTTCGTCCGCAGGGCCAACGCCCTCGCCGCCGAACTCGACGCCGAGGGCGGCCTGCCCGTCGACGAACTGAGGCGCACCCCCAGCGGGCGGATCGACCGGGACTCGGCCGACGAGGTCTTCGCCAAGCGCAAGGCGGAGACGGAGGCCGCCCCCGACGACTGGCGCACCTGGTTCCGCCTCGCCGTCGCCTACCACGACGCCCGCGACACCCCGCGCGCCCGCAAGGCGATGCAACGCGCGATCGCCCTGCACGACGGCAAGCAGCCCGAGACGGCCTGAACCGCACCCCGGTCATGCCGGAGGGGCCGGACCGCGAACGGTCCGGCCCCTCCGGCATGAGGATCCGGGGTTCCCGAGGGACGTCAGTGCGGGCGGTACTCGTCCGCCCACGCCTCCACCGAGTCCGCCGCCCGGT
The genomic region above belongs to Streptomyces coeruleorubidus and contains:
- the dapB gene encoding 4-hydroxy-tetrahydrodipicolinate reductase; this encodes MSKLRVAVLGAKGRIGSEAVRAVEAAEDMELVAALSRGDKLETLAETGAQVAVELTTPDSVMANLDYCVRHGIHAVVGTTGWTDERLAQLKGWLEQSPETGVLIAPNFSIGAVLTMKFAQIAAPYFESVEVVELHHPNKVDAPSGTATRTAQLIAEARRNAGSAPAPDATATALDGARGADVDGVPVHAVRLRGLLAHQEVLLGAEGETLTVRHDSLHHSSFMPGILLGARRVGSVPGLTFGLEHFLDLS
- a CDS encoding M16 family metallopeptidase; its protein translation is MTSSSSQATARTSSEARAVARTQTLIKGTNGIGTVRKTTLPGGLRIVTETLPSVRSATFGIWAHVGSRDETPALNGATHYLEHLLFKGTTRRSALDISSAIDAVGGEMNAFTAKEYTCYYARVLDTDLPLAIDVVSDMLTGSLILEEDVDVERGAILEEIAMTEDDPGDCVHDLFAHTMFGDNPLGRPVLGTVDTVNALTADRIRRFYKKHYDPTHLVVACAGNIDHAKVVRQVRAAFEKAGAFKDVVAEPVAPRSGRRDLRTAGRVELIDRKTEQAHVVLGMPGLSRTDERRWALGVLNTALGGGMSSRLFQEVREKRGLAYSVYSYTSGFADCGLFGVYAGCRPSQVHDVLKICRDELDQVAEHGLSDDEIGRAIGQLQGSTVLGLEDTGALMNRIGKSELCWGEQMSVDDMLSRIASVTPDDVRSVAREILGRRPSLSVIGPLKDKQAARLHDAVA